A genomic segment from Aegilops tauschii subsp. strangulata cultivar AL8/78 chromosome 1, Aet v6.0, whole genome shotgun sequence encodes:
- the LOC141023302 gene encoding probable calcium-binding protein CML9, whose product MAAKLTQAQADECKEVFDLFDGDEDGRIAAGELVTALRSLGQNVDEAEARGFLEDAGAGGAGAVDLPTFLAVAARKANAGVSAKGLAQCLDAFDDDGSGVIPAEQLRQVMLTHGDRLTEEEADELLRKADPRGEGRVQCKELVKVLMNNK is encoded by the coding sequence ATGGCGGCCAAGCTGACCCAGGCGCAGGCGGACGAGTGCAAGGAGGTGTTCGACCTGTTcgacggcgacgaggacggcCGCATCGCCGCCGGCGAGCTGGTCACGGCGCTGCGCTCGCTGGGCCAGAACGTGGACGAGGCCGAGGCGCGGGGCTTCCTCGAGGacgcgggcgcgggcggcgccggcgccgtCGACCTCCCCACGTTCCTGGCCGTGGCGGCGCGCAAGGCCAACGCCGGCGTGTCGGCCAAGGGCCTGGCCCAGTGCCTGGACGCGTTCGACGACGACGGGAGCGGGGTCATCCCCGCGGAGCAGCTGCGGCAGGTGATGCTCACCCACGGCGACCGGctcacggaggaggaggccgacgagCTGCTCCGCAAGGCCGACCCCCGCGGCGAGGGCCGCGTCCAGTGCAAGGAGCTCGTCAAGGTGCTCATGAACAACAAGTGA
- the LOC109768118 gene encoding calmodulin-2, protein MADQLTDEQIAEFKEAFSLFDKDGDGCITTKELGTVMRSLGQNPTEAELQDMINEVDADGNGTIDFPEFLNLMARKMKDTDSEEELKEAFRVFDKDQNGFISAAELRHVMTNLGEKLTDEEVDEMIREADVDGDGQINYEEFVKVMMAK, encoded by the exons atGGCGGACCAGCTCACCGACGAGCAGATCGCCGAGTTCAAGGAGGCCTTCAGCCTCTTCGACAAGGATGGCGACG GTTGCATCACCACCAAGGAGCTCGGAACCGTGATGCGGTCCCTTGGGCAGAACCCCACGGAGGCGGAGCTGCAGGACATGATCAACGAGGTTGACGCGGACGGCAACGGCACCATCGACTTCCCCGAGTTCCTGAACCTGATGGCGAGGAAGATGAAGGACACGGACTCGGAGGAGGAGCTCAAGGAGGCGTTCCGCGTGTTTGACAAGGACCAGAACGGCTTCATCTCGGCGGCGGAGCTGCGCCACGTGATGACCAACCTCGGGGAGAAGCTGACGGACGAGGAGGTGGACGAGATGATCCGGGAGGCGGACGTGGACGGCGACGGCCAGATCAACTACGAGGAGTTCGTCAAGGTCATGATGGCCAAGTGA